Proteins from one Mycobacterium sp. HUMS_12744610 genomic window:
- a CDS encoding MarR family winged helix-turn-helix transcriptional regulator, with the protein MNASADHNGVNGVAGAATPEPRPSLGADLLAVVARLNRLATQRIRMPLPAAQARLLATIEAHGEARIGDLAAVDHCSQPTMTTQVRRLEEAGLVTRTVDPGDARAVRIQITPAGRWTLNAVRADRAAAIEPQLGQLDPAERQVLAEAVGVLRRLLDEAAAPRRRGSQ; encoded by the coding sequence ATGAACGCATCCGCCGACCACAACGGAGTCAACGGAGTGGCAGGCGCCGCAACTCCCGAGCCGCGACCGAGCCTCGGGGCGGACCTGCTCGCGGTGGTCGCCCGCCTCAACCGCCTGGCCACCCAGCGCATCCGAATGCCGTTGCCCGCGGCGCAGGCCAGGCTGCTCGCCACCATCGAGGCGCACGGCGAAGCCCGCATCGGCGACCTGGCGGCCGTCGACCACTGCTCGCAGCCGACGATGACCACCCAGGTACGACGCCTGGAGGAGGCCGGCCTGGTCACCCGGACGGTCGACCCCGGCGACGCCCGCGCCGTCCGGATCCAGATCACGCCCGCGGGCCGGTGGACGCTGAACGCGGTCCGCGCCGACCGCGCCGCCGCGATCGAACCGCAACTGGGTCAGCTCGACCCGGCCGAGCGCCAGGTACTGGCGGAAGCGGTGGGCGTGCTACGCCGGCTGCTCGACGAGGCCGCGGCCCCACGCCGCCGCGGCTCCCAGTGA